One Pseudonocardia sediminis DNA window includes the following coding sequences:
- a CDS encoding ABC transporter permease has translation MSTGLSLPVSRRRGREVARLVGTRLALGIPVVAAVAVLVFLLAAASPFDPVFQYFGAGILDARESDIAAVRAQLGLDDPVGLQLLRWIGGLLTGDLGQSLSLRQPVATVIAERLPWTVLLAVVSLVVTVVLSLVAGVAAAWRQGGWLDRAVTAVGHTLEGLPPFVLALGAIAVFAVAWPVLPVAGLTDAGAPATVDQVARHLVLPAVVLGVSQTPWLVLHVRASLLAALDDDHVTGARARGLAETTVVLRHALPTALLPFVTVLGNRLPELVTGAVLVETVFSWPGIAGAVVTAALAVDFPLLGALTLLTTVAVLLGSLAADVAVVLLDPRVAADG, from the coding sequence GTGAGCACGGGCCTCTCCCTCCCGGTCTCGCGCCGGCGCGGCCGGGAGGTCGCGCGGCTGGTCGGGACCCGGCTCGCGCTCGGGATCCCCGTCGTCGCGGCGGTCGCGGTGCTGGTGTTCCTGCTCGCCGCGGCGTCGCCGTTCGACCCGGTCTTCCAGTACTTCGGCGCCGGGATCCTCGACGCCCGCGAGTCCGACATCGCGGCCGTGCGCGCCCAGCTCGGGCTCGACGACCCGGTCGGGCTGCAGCTGCTGCGCTGGATCGGCGGGCTGCTGACCGGCGACCTGGGACAGAGCCTGTCGCTGCGCCAGCCGGTGGCCACGGTCATCGCCGAACGTCTGCCGTGGACGGTGCTGCTGGCGGTCGTGTCCCTCGTCGTGACCGTCGTGCTCTCGCTGGTCGCGGGCGTCGCCGCGGCGTGGCGCCAGGGCGGGTGGCTCGACCGGGCCGTCACCGCCGTCGGGCACACGCTGGAGGGCCTGCCGCCGTTCGTGCTCGCGCTGGGGGCGATCGCGGTGTTCGCCGTGGCCTGGCCGGTGCTGCCCGTCGCCGGGCTGACCGACGCCGGGGCGCCGGCGACGGTCGATCAGGTGGCACGGCACCTCGTGCTGCCCGCGGTCGTGCTCGGGGTGTCCCAGACGCCGTGGCTGGTGCTGCACGTGCGGGCCTCGCTCCTGGCCGCCCTCGACGACGACCACGTCACCGGCGCCCGCGCCCGCGGCCTCGCCGAGACCACGGTCGTGCTGCGCCACGCCCTGCCGACGGCGCTGCTGCCGTTCGTCACGGTGCTCGGCAACCGTCTGCCGGAGCTGGTCACCGGGGCGGTGCTGGTGGAGACGGTGTTCTCCTGGCCGGGCATAGCCGGGGCGGTGGTCACCGCCGCGCTCGCGGTCGACTTCCCGCTGCTCGGTGCGCTGACGCTGCTGACGACGGTCGCGGTGCTGCTCGGGTCACTGGCCGCCGACGTCGCCGTCGTCCTGCTCGACCCCCGGGTGGCCGCGGATGGTTGA
- a CDS encoding ABC transporter substrate-binding protein → MSRVRIAAVSVLAVLAVGATACTAPTSGPAATPSSMVLADGYEPDDLNPLLGFGQEGASKIYDGLYGHDADRVLQPRLAAAPATAAPDGRSWTVPLRTGVSFHDGTAFDAADVVATYRAILDPSRASTIRSSLPMLTGVEATGPATVRFDLSYPFLEFPGRLTLGVLPSEALAAPGPLANSPVGTAPVGTGPYRLGEWRKGSSMTLEANSAYWGGAPAVQRITIVFATDDNTRAQRVAAGEFDGTVLPPALARSVADGGAAQGLVLREHASADYRTVTMPFANPVTADPAIRAALNRAVNRQGMIDGLLAGQGEPASTPIPSVLPELVEPTAVFGYDPDGAGRILDAAGWVRGPDGTRSRGGTPARFTLMYSATDTVRRDLAQAFASDARAVGVTVALEGLGQEAIKARLGRDAMVLGGGDPFDPAFKSWQLLASANAADGYNNPGSYRNAAVDAALDAALRAPDEAARAAQVRRFQQAYVADPGMVFLAFLGHSYVSRDRWDGYRPVVEPHTHGTTWGPWWNVEDWTPRT, encoded by the coding sequence GTGAGCCGTGTCCGCATCGCCGCCGTCTCGGTCCTCGCCGTGCTCGCCGTGGGCGCCACGGCCTGCACCGCCCCGACCTCCGGCCCCGCCGCCACCCCGTCATCGATGGTGCTGGCCGACGGGTACGAGCCCGACGACCTCAACCCGCTGCTCGGGTTCGGGCAGGAGGGCGCGTCGAAGATCTACGACGGGCTCTACGGCCACGACGCCGACCGGGTGCTGCAGCCGCGCCTGGCCGCGGCACCGGCCACCGCGGCGCCCGACGGTCGATCGTGGACGGTCCCGCTGCGCACCGGCGTCTCGTTCCACGACGGCACCGCCTTCGACGCCGCGGACGTCGTGGCGACCTACCGCGCGATCCTCGACCCGTCCCGAGCGTCGACGATCCGCTCGTCGCTGCCGATGCTCACCGGCGTCGAGGCGACCGGCCCGGCGACGGTCCGGTTCGACCTGAGCTACCCGTTCCTGGAGTTCCCGGGACGCCTGACGCTCGGGGTCCTGCCCTCGGAGGCGCTCGCCGCCCCCGGGCCGCTGGCGAACTCCCCGGTCGGCACCGCGCCGGTCGGCACCGGGCCCTACCGCCTGGGCGAGTGGCGCAAGGGCTCGTCGATGACGCTGGAGGCGAACAGCGCCTACTGGGGCGGCGCACCGGCGGTGCAGCGGATCACGATCGTCTTCGCCACCGACGACAACACCCGCGCCCAGCGCGTCGCCGCCGGTGAGTTCGACGGCACCGTGCTGCCGCCGGCGCTGGCCCGCTCGGTCGCCGACGGCGGCGCCGCGCAGGGCCTGGTGCTGCGCGAGCACGCCAGCGCCGACTACCGCACCGTCACGATGCCGTTCGCGAACCCGGTGACGGCCGACCCGGCGATCCGCGCCGCCCTCAACCGCGCGGTCAACCGCCAGGGCATGATCGACGGGCTGCTCGCCGGTCAGGGCGAACCGGCCTCGACGCCGATCCCGTCGGTGCTGCCCGAGCTGGTCGAGCCGACCGCGGTGTTCGGCTACGACCCGGACGGGGCCGGGCGGATCCTGGACGCCGCGGGCTGGGTCCGCGGCCCGGACGGGACGCGATCGCGGGGCGGCACCCCGGCCCGGTTCACGCTGATGTACTCGGCCACCGACACCGTCCGCCGCGACCTGGCCCAGGCCTTCGCCTCGGACGCCCGCGCGGTCGGGGTGACCGTCGCGCTGGAGGGCCTCGGCCAGGAGGCGATCAAGGCCCGGCTGGGCCGCGACGCGATGGTGCTCGGCGGCGGCGACCCGTTCGACCCCGCGTTCAAGAGCTGGCAGCTGCTGGCATCGGCCAACGCCGCCGACGGCTACAACAACCCCGGCTCCTACCGCAACGCGGCCGTCGACGCCGCGCTCGACGCCGCGCTGCGCGCCCCGGACGAAGCGGCCCGCGCCGCGCAGGTCCGGCGGTTCCAGCAGGCCTACGTCGCCGACCCGGGCATGGTGTTCCTGGCCTTCCTCGGGCACAGCTACGTCAGCCGCGACCGCTGGGACGGCTACCGGCCCGTGGTGGAGCCGCACACGCACGGCACCACCTGGGGCCCGTGGTGGAACGTCGAGGACTGGACGCCGCGCACGTGA
- the eccD gene encoding type VII secretion integral membrane protein EccD yields the protein MPEQQLTHAPSPAVPPAASPAPAGLWARVGVITPRGRVDLALPADVPVAELVPMVLELIAEPGRGTGVPEPWRFSGPAGGPLPTEATLAGLGVLDGELLHLGPRRAPLPLPVFDDPADALAASVRESAGGDPAARWAAPLAALAVVTAASAVLATVRGVPGIGVTAMVAAVGIAVLGAGAALLQCARTSSAADPDGDPDGDPDGDEVRFDAQAAALAAVPPAAAAGLLALPAPWGAGHVLIAAAAAGLAAVCGQAILRVVSAPLLGVAVAAPVIAAAAVARLVLDAPVPAVAAGLTAVALAVGPLLPRIALRLGGVPDPAVPTDLDEISRADTPALTGPEMAERAALARGLFAGLSAPAALLAAGGAVVAAAGGGWTGPVLVAVTVAVLLLRARAFAEAAPARVLGTAAVLATVGAAVPVALAQGAIGRMLVAAGLGVVVLVAARTATTTMSPVGRRTLDILELVLTAAAIPAALAAMGLFALVRGA from the coding sequence GTGCCCGAACAGCAGCTCACCCACGCCCCGTCGCCCGCCGTGCCGCCTGCTGCGTCGCCCGCGCCGGCCGGCCTCTGGGCCCGGGTCGGCGTGATCACCCCGCGGGGACGGGTGGACCTCGCGCTGCCGGCCGACGTACCGGTCGCCGAGCTCGTCCCGATGGTGCTGGAGCTGATCGCCGAGCCCGGCCGGGGCACGGGGGTCCCGGAGCCGTGGCGGTTCAGCGGACCGGCCGGCGGGCCGCTGCCGACCGAGGCGACGCTGGCCGGGCTCGGTGTGCTCGACGGCGAGCTGCTGCACCTGGGACCGCGCCGCGCACCGCTGCCGCTGCCGGTGTTCGACGACCCCGCCGACGCCCTCGCGGCGTCGGTGCGCGAGTCCGCCGGCGGCGACCCGGCGGCGCGCTGGGCCGCGCCCCTGGCCGCGCTGGCGGTGGTGACCGCGGCGTCGGCGGTCCTGGCCACGGTCCGCGGCGTCCCCGGTATCGGGGTGACGGCGATGGTTGCGGCGGTGGGGATCGCCGTCCTCGGTGCGGGTGCGGCACTGCTGCAGTGCGCGCGGACGTCGTCCGCGGCCGACCCCGACGGCGACCCCGATGGCGACCCCGATGGCGATGAGGTCCGGTTCGACGCGCAGGCCGCCGCGCTGGCCGCCGTCCCGCCCGCCGCCGCGGCCGGTCTGCTGGCGCTGCCCGCGCCGTGGGGTGCCGGGCACGTTCTGATCGCCGCCGCGGCGGCGGGCCTGGCCGCGGTGTGCGGGCAGGCGATCCTGCGGGTGGTCAGTGCACCGCTGCTGGGGGTCGCGGTCGCCGCGCCGGTGATCGCGGCCGCGGCGGTCGCCCGGCTCGTGCTCGACGCTCCCGTCCCGGCGGTCGCGGCCGGGCTGACCGCCGTCGCCCTCGCGGTCGGACCGCTGCTGCCGCGGATCGCGCTGCGCCTGGGCGGCGTCCCGGACCCGGCCGTGCCCACCGACCTCGACGAGATCTCCCGCGCCGACACCCCCGCGCTGACCGGCCCGGAGATGGCGGAGCGGGCGGCGCTGGCCCGCGGGCTGTTCGCCGGACTCTCCGCACCGGCCGCGCTGCTGGCGGCCGGGGGCGCCGTCGTCGCCGCGGCCGGCGGAGGGTGGACGGGGCCGGTGCTCGTCGCGGTGACGGTCGCGGTGCTGCTGCTGCGCGCCCGGGCGTTCGCCGAGGCCGCTCCCGCGCGGGTGCTCGGCACGGCCGCGGTCCTGGCGACGGTCGGGGCGGCCGTCCCGGTCGCGCTGGCCCAGGGCGCGATCGGACGCATGCTGGTCGCCGCCGGACTCGGCGTCGTCGTACTGGTCGCGGCGCGCACCGCCACCACGACGATGTCGCCGGTCGGACGGCGGACGCTGGACATCCTGGAGCTGGTCCTGACCGCGGCCGCGATCCCCGCGGCACTGGCCGCGATGGGCCTGTTCGCCCTGGTGCGCGGCGCATGA
- a CDS encoding nucleoside deaminase encodes MTSGERGRAAQADPSWMDVALEQARIGLASGGIPIGAALLGPDGTVLGRGHNRRVQDDDPSVHGETAAFRDAGRQRDYRATTMVTTLSPCWYCSGLVRQFGIGAVLVGESRTFTGGHDWLAEHGVAVTVLDDARCVALMEEFVAASPELWNEDIGVAPE; translated from the coding sequence ATGACGAGCGGAGAGCGTGGACGTGCCGCGCAGGCGGATCCGTCCTGGATGGACGTCGCGCTGGAGCAGGCCCGGATCGGTCTGGCGAGCGGCGGGATCCCGATCGGGGCCGCGCTGCTCGGGCCGGACGGGACGGTGCTCGGGCGCGGGCACAACCGCCGCGTGCAGGACGACGACCCGTCGGTACACGGGGAGACGGCCGCGTTCCGCGACGCCGGGCGCCAGCGCGACTACCGGGCCACCACGATGGTCACGACGCTGTCCCCGTGCTGGTACTGCAGCGGGCTCGTCCGGCAGTTCGGCATCGGCGCGGTGCTGGTCGGGGAGAGCCGCACGTTCACCGGCGGGCACGACTGGCTGGCCGAGCACGGCGTCGCGGTCACCGTGCTCGACGACGCGCGGTGCGTCGCGCTGATGGAGGAGTTCGTCGCGGCGTCGCCGGAGCTGTGGAACGAGGACATCGGGGTCGCGCCGGAGTAG
- a CDS encoding ABC transporter ATP-binding protein yields MTGVPDTRSRPASPEGGTEGAARSDDAVLTVDALDVRFRLGRVRPRWVRAVSGATLALRPGRLLALVGESGCGKSVLTEALTGLLPATASTRGRALLRTGDESLELLTAGEDVLRDRVRGRLVGLVPQSAATHLTPTRTVGAQLRETMRRLGADGTAAELVERVRLDRGVLELYPHELSGGTAQRVGLAAALAGSPPVLLADEPTAGLDRPLVDHAMDTLAGFAGAGHAVLVITHDLRAARRVADDVAVMYASRLVETGPASDVFTDPWHPYTAGLLDALPDAGFRPVPGHPPQLSALPDGCPFLERCPAHAADPSACTDDPHPVTYGDRTLACHVPGRSR; encoded by the coding sequence GTGACCGGCGTGCCGGACACCCGCTCCCGCCCCGCGTCCCCGGAGGGCGGGACCGAGGGGGCCGCGCGCTCCGACGACGCCGTGCTCACCGTCGACGCCCTGGACGTGCGGTTCCGCCTCGGACGGGTGCGCCCGCGCTGGGTCCGCGCGGTCAGCGGCGCCACCCTGGCCCTGCGCCCCGGACGGCTGCTGGCCCTGGTCGGCGAGTCCGGCTGCGGCAAGTCCGTGCTCACCGAGGCGCTCACCGGGCTGCTGCCGGCCACCGCGTCCACACGGGGACGGGCACTCCTGCGGACCGGGGACGAGAGCCTGGAGCTGCTCACCGCCGGCGAGGACGTGCTGCGCGACCGGGTCCGCGGGCGTCTCGTCGGGCTCGTCCCCCAGTCCGCGGCCACCCACCTCACCCCGACCCGCACCGTCGGGGCGCAGCTGCGCGAGACGATGCGACGGCTCGGCGCGGACGGCACCGCGGCCGAGCTTGTCGAGCGCGTGCGGCTCGACCGCGGCGTCCTGGAGCTGTACCCGCACGAGCTCTCCGGCGGGACCGCACAGCGGGTCGGTCTCGCCGCCGCGCTGGCCGGGTCGCCCCCGGTGCTGCTCGCCGACGAGCCCACCGCCGGCTTGGACCGCCCGCTGGTCGACCACGCGATGGACACCCTCGCCGGGTTCGCCGGCGCCGGGCACGCCGTCCTGGTGATCACCCACGACCTGCGCGCCGCCCGCCGCGTCGCCGACGACGTCGCCGTGATGTACGCGAGCCGCCTGGTCGAGACCGGTCCCGCGTCGGACGTCTTCACCGACCCGTGGCACCCCTACACGGCGGGCCTGCTCGACGCGCTGCCCGACGCCGGGTTCCGCCCCGTGCCCGGGCACCCGCCGCAGCTCTCGGCGCTCCCGGACGGCTGCCCGTTCCTGGAGCGGTGCCCGGCGCACGCGGCCGACCCGTCGGCGTGCACCGACGACCCGCACCCGGTCACGTACGGCGACCGGACACTCGCCTGCCACGTCCCGGGGCGATCGCGGTGA
- a CDS encoding ABC transporter ATP-binding protein, protein MPDVQPPGLAGRGLVAGWRRGARVVDDVDVTVRPGRVLGVAGPSGCGKSTLTRVLALLHAPWSGSVEVDGTPVRRFRHGAPVELRTRIGVVFQSPRAATDPRMTLHDILAEPLRATRRGDERAVRARVDEVADAVGLTAELRTRRPHEVSDGQLQRACLARALAPSPDYLLCDEMTAMLDASTTAALVSVVGEEVTGRGLGVLAVSHDEPLLAAWADEVLRPWGT, encoded by the coding sequence GTGCCCGATGTACAGCCGCCGGGGCTGGCCGGACGGGGCCTGGTGGCCGGGTGGCGGCGCGGGGCACGCGTCGTCGACGACGTCGACGTGACGGTGCGCCCGGGGCGCGTGCTCGGCGTCGCCGGCCCCAGCGGCTGCGGCAAGTCGACGCTGACCCGCGTCCTCGCCCTGCTGCACGCGCCCTGGTCCGGTTCCGTGGAGGTGGACGGCACGCCGGTGCGCCGGTTCCGCCACGGCGCACCGGTGGAGCTGCGGACCCGGATCGGGGTGGTGTTCCAGTCGCCCCGCGCGGCCACCGACCCGCGGATGACGCTGCACGACATCCTGGCCGAGCCGCTGCGCGCCACCCGCCGGGGCGACGAGCGTGCGGTGCGGGCCCGCGTCGACGAGGTCGCCGACGCCGTCGGCCTGACCGCCGAGCTGCGCACGCGTCGCCCGCACGAGGTCTCCGACGGCCAGCTGCAGCGGGCCTGCCTCGCCCGCGCGCTCGCGCCGTCGCCGGACTACCTGCTCTGCGACGAGATGACGGCGATGCTCGACGCGTCCACGACCGCGGCACTGGTCTCGGTCGTCGGCGAGGAGGTGACCGGCCGGGGGCTCGGCGTCCTGGCCGTCAGCCACGACGAGCCGCTGCTCGCCGCCTGGGCCGACGAGGTCCTCCGCCCCTGGGGCACCTGA
- the eccB gene encoding type VII secretion protein EccB — MTAADTRPAADPAPAHDAAAPPAESGTRTLRAPATRDQVDAYRFGQRRLEAALIRADPVPLHEQIRSQRRAAFAGVLLGLLALGVAGLLAKLSPATDWQQKQMVVGDRSGTVYVVTPEPRRLVPVANLVAGRLVLAALGEQGGTAVPATVSDDTLATAPRTPPAAVAGAVGVRPDGPPVPPAWAVCDTQADPRAEGAGPGTTTVLAGALGAPSGPAPGLLVAGRGGSSYVVLDGVRHRVDTSDRAAMAALGVLGVPTREVSDGLLSALPEGAPLRTPEIDAGVTVAGLGRAGDVVTSNPLGAEPSYYVVLGPDAATGRAGGLAPVPVTLADAVLARSGQGEPATLAQGQVAQSTLSGTLDTDGWPAARIARADPSSIPTLCWTWRDGRSGVVATDRLPVAAGAVTIDLAGADGAGPRLDAVVLAATGPGPVESRGSTGGGTRWLLSSAGVFVGVADDRTAAALGTTTTGRAPEEALRLLPRAPALDLGAVREIADVLPPG, encoded by the coding sequence GTGACCGCCGCCGACACCCGTCCGGCAGCGGATCCCGCCCCGGCCCACGATGCGGCCGCACCGCCTGCGGAGAGCGGTACCCGGACCTTGCGCGCGCCGGCGACCCGCGACCAGGTCGACGCCTACCGCTTCGGTCAGCGCCGTCTGGAGGCCGCGCTGATCCGGGCCGACCCCGTGCCGCTGCACGAGCAGATCCGCTCGCAGCGGCGCGCCGCGTTCGCCGGGGTGCTGCTCGGGCTGCTGGCCCTCGGCGTGGCCGGGCTGCTGGCGAAGCTCTCACCGGCGACCGACTGGCAGCAGAAGCAGATGGTCGTCGGGGACCGGTCCGGCACCGTCTACGTGGTCACCCCGGAGCCGAGGCGGCTGGTCCCGGTGGCGAACCTCGTCGCCGGACGGCTGGTGCTCGCCGCGCTCGGCGAGCAGGGCGGGACGGCGGTGCCGGCGACCGTCTCCGACGACACGCTCGCCACCGCGCCGCGCACCCCTCCGGCCGCGGTCGCCGGTGCGGTCGGGGTGCGCCCGGACGGCCCGCCCGTCCCGCCGGCGTGGGCGGTCTGCGACACGCAGGCCGACCCCCGCGCCGAGGGGGCCGGGCCGGGTACGACGACCGTGCTCGCCGGCGCCCTGGGCGCGCCGTCGGGGCCCGCGCCCGGACTGCTGGTGGCCGGCCGCGGCGGGTCGTCCTACGTGGTCCTCGACGGCGTCCGGCACCGGGTCGACACGTCCGACCGGGCCGCGATGGCGGCACTCGGCGTGCTCGGCGTGCCCACCCGCGAGGTCAGCGACGGGCTGCTCTCGGCGCTGCCGGAGGGTGCTCCACTGCGGACACCCGAGATCGACGCGGGCGTCACCGTCGCCGGTCTCGGCCGGGCCGGGGACGTCGTGACGAGCAACCCGCTGGGCGCCGAACCCTCCTACTACGTGGTGCTCGGACCGGACGCCGCGACGGGTCGCGCGGGCGGTCTGGCTCCGGTCCCGGTCACCCTCGCCGACGCCGTCCTGGCCCGCAGCGGGCAGGGCGAACCGGCGACGCTGGCGCAGGGCCAGGTCGCGCAGAGCACGCTGTCCGGCACGCTGGACACCGACGGCTGGCCGGCGGCGCGGATCGCCCGCGCCGACCCGTCGTCGATCCCGACGCTGTGCTGGACGTGGCGCGACGGGCGCAGCGGCGTCGTCGCGACCGACCGGCTGCCGGTGGCGGCCGGGGCGGTCACGATCGACTTGGCCGGGGCGGACGGGGCCGGGCCGCGGCTCGACGCCGTCGTGCTGGCGGCGACCGGTCCCGGGCCGGTGGAGTCGCGCGGCAGCACCGGCGGCGGCACGCGGTGGCTGCTCTCGAGCGCCGGGGTGTTCGTCGGTGTCGCCGACGACCGGACGGCCGCCGCGCTCGGGACGACCACGACCGGCCGTGCGCCGGAGGAGGCCCTGCGCCTGCTGCCCCGCGCCCCGGCCCTGGACCTGGGCGCGGTCCGGGAGATCGCGGACGTCCTTCCGCCCGGCTGA
- the mycP gene encoding type VII secretion-associated serine protease mycosin, whose protein sequence is MSGRRAGRFTLTAAGVALALAPALTVGPAVTPALAVTPAPAVAPAPAATPASAVAPAQAVGSAGVPTTAVDPGVASAAVVRPASSSTSPTALAPATTASPSASRPLRPTAADPGPDAPGPAAGLTQRVECTASSGTSPASAVRGSDPLAAVHRLADGDGQRVAVIDTGVSPHPRLDGRLIGGGDYLAGGDGLDDCDGHGTEVAGLIAAVPDPVTRTGSGVAPRAQVLSLRQSSSRFTVTGPDGRDRPAGEIGTLADAITRAVALRATVVNISEVVCVPQAQADSAGAPLRAAVRAASEAGVVVVAAAGNVDPSGTCTGAAGLRPMPALFDDVIAVAAVDGDDRVAPFSVPGPWVDVAAPGVAVASLSVGGGATGPVLNGTSYAAPVVAGVAALLRQRFPSLTPDQVADRIRATARHPAAGRDPRVGYGVLDPLAALTAEPLLLSPSQDPAGGSVTGPRTGTGPDVASRAGTGTLLPGLGQRRPDHTVALSTGIAAALVLLGAVSALLRRLRRETGRARTDRRPGPADHPDHRRPEHTPEPLARR, encoded by the coding sequence ATGAGCGGCCGCCGCGCCGGGCGGTTCACGCTCACCGCGGCCGGTGTCGCGCTGGCACTCGCCCCCGCGCTCACCGTCGGACCCGCCGTCACCCCTGCGCTCGCCGTCACCCCTGCGCCCGCCGTCGCCCCTGCGCCGGCCGCCACCCCTGCGTCGGCCGTCGCCCCCGCGCAGGCCGTCGGCTCGGCGGGCGTCCCCACGACGGCCGTCGACCCCGGGGTCGCTTCGGCCGCGGTCGTCCGCCCGGCGTCCTCCTCGACCTCGCCTACGGCGCTCGCACCCGCGACAACCGCGTCACCGTCCGCGTCTCGGCCCCTGCGGCCGACCGCCGCCGACCCCGGCCCGGACGCCCCCGGACCGGCGGCCGGACTGACCCAGCGTGTCGAGTGCACCGCGTCCTCCGGCACGTCACCGGCGTCGGCCGTGCGCGGTTCCGACCCCCTGGCCGCGGTGCACCGTCTCGCCGACGGCGACGGGCAGCGCGTCGCCGTGATCGACACCGGGGTGTCGCCGCACCCCCGTCTGGACGGACGTCTGATCGGCGGCGGCGACTACCTCGCCGGCGGCGACGGTCTCGACGACTGCGACGGCCACGGCACCGAGGTCGCCGGCCTGATCGCCGCGGTACCGGATCCCGTCACCCGCACCGGCTCCGGCGTCGCGCCGCGCGCGCAGGTCCTCTCGCTGCGCCAGTCCAGCTCCCGGTTCACCGTGACCGGCCCGGACGGCCGCGACCGCCCGGCCGGGGAGATCGGCACCCTCGCCGACGCGATCACCCGCGCGGTGGCGCTGCGCGCGACCGTCGTCAACATCTCCGAGGTGGTCTGCGTGCCGCAGGCGCAGGCCGACTCCGCCGGGGCACCGCTGCGGGCCGCGGTCCGCGCCGCGAGCGAGGCCGGGGTGGTGGTCGTCGCGGCGGCCGGGAACGTCGACCCGTCCGGCACCTGCACCGGCGCCGCCGGCCTGCGCCCGATGCCCGCGCTGTTCGACGACGTCATCGCCGTCGCCGCCGTGGACGGCGACGACCGGGTCGCCCCGTTCAGCGTGCCCGGGCCCTGGGTCGACGTCGCCGCGCCCGGCGTCGCCGTCGCCTCGCTGAGCGTGGGTGGCGGGGCGACCGGGCCCGTCCTGAACGGGACGTCCTACGCCGCTCCGGTCGTCGCCGGGGTGGCGGCGCTGCTGCGCCAGCGTTTCCCGAGCCTGACCCCGGACCAGGTCGCCGACCGGATCCGGGCCACCGCCCGCCATCCCGCGGCCGGACGCGACCCCCGCGTCGGCTACGGCGTGCTCGACCCGCTGGCCGCCCTGACCGCCGAGCCGCTGCTGCTGAGCCCGTCGCAGGACCCGGCCGGCGGCTCGGTCACCGGGCCGCGCACCGGCACCGGACCCGACGTCGCCTCCCGCGCCGGGACCGGCACCCTCCTGCCCGGGCTCGGGCAGCGCCGCCCGGACCACACGGTCGCCCTGAGCACCGGGATCGCCGCGGCCCTCGTCCTGCTCGGAGCGGTGTCGGCGCTGCTCCGGCGCCTCCGCCGCGAGACCGGGCGCGCCCGCACAGACCGACGCCCCGGCCCGGCTGACCACCCGGACCACCGGCGGCCCGAGCACACACCGGAACCGCTCGCCCGCCGCTGA
- a CDS encoding ABC transporter permease, with translation MVDLAPARTPGPAPSDPGPGSWTPAGRRRPGSPRGGRSARLGRARLVAGAGGLAVLTLAALLVPWLGGLDEGAVDYTAIRQAPSLAHPFGTDGVGRDVLLRSFAGLWVSLQVAAACAVISTVIGTLFGAASGLLGGWPDRLLMRVVDGVNAVPHLLLGIVIVALYRGSVLAVIASIGLTHWTTVARVVRSEVLSLRRRPFVDAAISGGSSRVRILRRHLLPAVVPQAVLSAVLILPHAVWHETALSFLGLGLPPHLASLGNILGEGRQAVLLGSWWIVVFPSVLLAVTTLCVAGIGAWWRDRTLPRRRSELAL, from the coding sequence ATGGTTGACCTCGCCCCGGCCCGCACACCGGGCCCCGCACCGTCCGACCCCGGGCCCGGCTCCTGGACCCCGGCCGGGCGCCGCCGTCCGGGCTCGCCGCGCGGCGGCCGCTCGGCCCGTCTCGGGCGCGCCCGGCTCGTCGCCGGGGCCGGCGGGCTCGCGGTGCTGACCCTGGCCGCGCTGCTCGTGCCGTGGCTCGGCGGGCTCGACGAGGGCGCCGTCGACTACACCGCGATCCGGCAGGCCCCCTCGCTCGCGCACCCGTTCGGCACCGACGGCGTCGGGCGCGACGTGCTGCTCCGCTCGTTCGCAGGGCTCTGGGTGTCGCTGCAGGTGGCGGCGGCCTGCGCGGTGATCTCGACGGTGATCGGGACCCTGTTCGGCGCCGCGTCCGGACTGCTCGGGGGCTGGCCGGACCGGCTCCTGATGCGGGTCGTCGACGGCGTCAACGCGGTCCCGCACCTGCTGCTCGGCATCGTCATCGTCGCGCTCTACCGGGGCAGCGTGCTCGCCGTGATCGCCTCGATCGGCCTGACGCACTGGACGACGGTGGCCCGGGTCGTGCGCTCGGAGGTGCTGTCGCTGCGCCGCCGCCCGTTCGTCGACGCGGCGATCAGCGGCGGCTCGTCGCGGGTCCGGATCCTGCGCCGGCACCTGCTGCCCGCCGTCGTGCCGCAGGCCGTGCTGTCCGCGGTGCTGATCCTGCCGCACGCGGTGTGGCACGAGACCGCGCTGAGCTTCCTGGGCCTCGGCCTGCCCCCGCACCTGGCGAGCCTGGGCAACATCCTCGGCGAGGGCCGTCAGGCGGTGCTGCTGGGGAGCTGGTGGATCGTGGTGTTCCCGTCGGTGCTGCTCGCCGTGACGACGCTGTGCGTGGCCGGGATCGGGGCGTGGTGGCGGGACCGGACGCTGCCCCGCCGGCGCTCGGAGCTGGCGCTGTGA